The DNA window AGTCGCTGATGACGTCAAAGACCGCAAACCCGGCGACTTCGTCGCCAGCGAGAGCCACGTCGTCGATCCGCAATCGCCGGATTACCAAAACGGCCTGGGGCACGTGGATCGCACCACCAGGCTCCTCGGCGTGGACATCGACGGCGGGTTTGCCCCCTTTGCCGTCATCCCCGCCATGAACGCCCGCCCCGTCCCCGCCAGCGTGCCCAAAGACGTCGCCAGCATGCTCGATGCCCTCGGCAACGCCGTGCACACCGTTATGGATGGCCCCGTTGAAGGGAAAAACATCCTCATCACCGGGCTCGGGCCGATCGGGCTCTTTGCCGTCGCCATCTGCAAATGCCTGGGGGCCAAAAACGTCTTCGCTACCGAAATTTCCCCATACCGAACCCAGCTCGGCATCGATTCCGGCGCAGACCTGATCTTCAACCCTCTCAAAGAAGACATGGCCGCCGTTTTTGCCGAACACGCCCCCGATGGGTTCGATGCCGTCCTGGAAATGTCCGGGCACCCGTCGTCATTGGAACTCGCCGTCAACCATTGCAACCCCGGTGGGCGTATCTCGCTGCTGGGCCTTTATGCCGAAAACCGCCAGAC is part of the Armatimonadota bacterium genome and encodes:
- the tdh gene encoding L-threonine 3-dehydrogenase, whose translation is MKAIAKTQPAPGLEIVDVPEPGLRPGCVKIRVERASLCGTDLHIYNWDDWSSNRIQPPRIVGHEFCGTVVEVADDVKDRKPGDFVASESHVVDPQSPDYQNGLGHVDRTTRLLGVDIDGGFAPFAVIPAMNARPVPASVPKDVASMLDALGNAVHTVMDGPVEGKNILITGLGPIGLFAVAICKCLGAKNVFATEISPYRTQLGIDSGADLIFNPLKEDMAAVFAEHAPDGFDAVLEMSGHPSSLELAVNHCNPGGRISLLGLYAENRQTIELNKAIFKGLSIHGIIGRRLWETWDQMIWLLDQKGLDVSAVVTHQMPFTEFETAIQEMKKGEAGKVVLTFD